From a single Clostridium isatidis genomic region:
- the rfbC gene encoding dTDP-4-dehydrorhamnose 3,5-epimerase, which yields MGNFNFIETNIEGLYVIESKLYIDARGYFQELYKKDDFYKAGLDMKFVQENESKSKKGVLRGLHFQTKNSQGKLVRVVKGTVFDVAVDLRKGSKTFGKWEAVILSDENKKQFYIPEGFAHGFLVLSDEAIFNYKCTNVYSPEYESGIIWNDRDLDIKWPLDKVNELIISDKDKKLQSFQSYGKSL from the coding sequence ATGGGGAATTTTAATTTTATTGAAACAAATATAGAGGGGCTTTATGTTATTGAAAGTAAACTTTATATTGATGCTAGAGGATATTTTCAGGAATTATATAAAAAAGATGATTTTTATAAAGCTGGACTTGATATGAAGTTTGTTCAAGAGAATGAATCTAAGTCCAAAAAGGGAGTACTTAGGGGATTACATTTTCAAACTAAAAATTCTCAAGGGAAGCTTGTTAGAGTCGTTAAAGGAACAGTATTTGATGTAGCCGTAGATTTAAGAAAGGGATCTAAGACATTTGGCAAATGGGAGGCTGTAATTCTTTCAGATGAAAACAAGAAACAGTTTTATATTCCGGAAGGATTTGCACATGGCTTTTTAGTTCTTTCTGATGAAGCGATATTTAATTATAAGTGTACTAATGTATATTCCCCAGAATATGAATCCGGAATAATATGGAATGATAGAGACTTGGATATTAAGTGGCCATTAGATAAAGTAAATGAACTTATTATATCAGATAAAGATAAGAAGTTACAGTCTTTTCAAAGTTACGGGAAAAGCTTATAG
- a CDS encoding lipopolysaccharide biosynthesis protein — protein MNLRRNIIRIFSANFINLISSIVIGFIVPAILSIETYSYVKMYSFYITYVGVLHLGFIDGLYIKYGGKSIEEINKGELKGEHNVLLISQLFITLIIVIISIICKDMILFLTAISIIPINILSFFNLLFQATGEFKKYSLNLYLYTFLYLAFNVLLAIVFKVDSYLHYCIITIIANLIVVIFLEVKFYDKEVKAVYNRKFINNIKVGFFILLGNLSVLMFYAIDRWFIKIFFSTIDFGYYSFALSLLNIINILVNSISITLFNHLSKNENINEIKKMKNYFLLLGGIASAAYFVLAAIISIFIPKYNPALNIISISFSAYPYMIIINALYVNLYKVRKKESYYAKIVAKMVVLSAVYNAISMIIYRNMISIAIATTISFITWYYYSMKDFDYLKCEKRETIYLFSILVGFLVTSNFLSWHNGFVVYIILYSVLIFTLYRLEVNECIKYIKNSIYGIRRMICKTE, from the coding sequence ATGAATTTAAGAAGAAATATAATTAGGATTTTTTCTGCTAATTTTATAAATTTAATTTCAAGTATAGTAATAGGTTTTATAGTACCTGCTATATTATCAATAGAGACATATTCTTATGTAAAAATGTATTCTTTTTATATAACCTATGTAGGAGTTTTACACTTAGGATTTATTGATGGATTATATATTAAATATGGGGGAAAAAGTATAGAAGAAATAAATAAAGGAGAATTAAAAGGAGAACATAATGTTCTATTAATTAGTCAATTATTTATAACATTAATTATTGTTATTATTTCGATCATATGCAAAGACATGATACTTTTTCTAACTGCAATAAGTATAATTCCTATTAATATTTTGTCATTCTTTAATTTATTATTTCAGGCTACAGGAGAATTTAAGAAATATTCATTAAACCTATATTTATATACATTTTTATATCTTGCTTTTAATGTTCTATTAGCAATAGTTTTTAAAGTAGATAGCTATCTTCATTATTGTATTATAACAATTATTGCAAATCTTATTGTAGTTATTTTTCTTGAAGTAAAATTTTATGATAAGGAAGTAAAGGCTGTTTATAACAGAAAATTTATTAATAATATAAAGGTTGGTTTCTTTATATTGTTAGGAAATTTATCTGTATTAATGTTTTATGCTATAGATAGATGGTTTATAAAAATATTTTTTAGTACTATTGATTTTGGATATTATTCTTTTGCATTATCACTGTTAAATATAATTAATATATTAGTAAATTCCATTTCTATAACTTTGTTCAATCATTTGTCAAAGAATGAAAATATTAATGAGATAAAGAAAATGAAGAATTATTTTTTACTTCTAGGCGGAATAGCAAGTGCTGCATATTTTGTACTAGCAGCTATAATATCAATATTTATTCCTAAGTATAATCCAGCATTAAATATTATTTCTATTTCTTTTTCAGCATATCCTTATATGATAATAATTAATGCATTATATGTTAACTTATATAAAGTTAGAAAAAAAGAAAGTTATTATGCTAAGATAGTAGCAAAAATGGTTGTATTATCAGCTGTTTATAATGCCATTTCTATGATTATTTATAGAAATATGATTAGTATAGCAATTGCAACAACTATATCTTTTATAACCTGGTATTATTACTCAATGAAGGATTTTGATTATTTAAAATGTGAAAAAAGAGAAACTATATATTTGTTTAGTATTTTAGTTGGATTTTTAGTAACATCTAACTTTTTGAGTTGGCATAATGGATTTGTAGTATATATAATCTTATATTCTGTATTGATATTTACCTTATATAGGTTAGAAGTAAATGAATGTATTAAATATATTAAGAATTCAATATATGGTATTAGAAGAATGATTTGTAAGACAGAATAG
- the rfbD gene encoding dTDP-4-dehydrorhamnose reductase, producing MKILLTGSNGQLAKEIISVIKAGKCDFKNISNNIKDAELILFNSQELDITDMDLVKNVILQNEPDIIINCAAYTEVDLCEINEERALKVNSLGARNLAIAAEMVKAKLLHVSTDYIFSGNSKTPYSEYDIANPQTVYGKTKFLGEEYVKQYCSRYFIVRTSWLYGINGNNFVYKIKSLASKNKSIKVVNDQIGNPTNANDLAYHILKIIETNEFGIYHCTGAGECSWYDFACEIVKLYKLDCEVIPCSSDEYKTRAKRPQYSSLDNLMLRCTVGDEMRDWRKALKSFISRN from the coding sequence ATGAAAATCTTATTAACAGGTTCTAATGGTCAGTTAGCTAAAGAAATTATTTCTGTAATAAAAGCTGGTAAATGTGATTTTAAAAATATATCGAATAATATTAAAGATGCTGAATTAATATTATTTAATTCACAAGAACTTGATATAACTGATATGGACCTTGTAAAAAATGTAATACTTCAAAATGAACCTGATATTATAATAAATTGTGCTGCTTATACTGAAGTTGATTTGTGTGAAATAAATGAAGAAAGGGCTCTTAAAGTAAATTCATTAGGAGCAAGAAACTTAGCAATTGCTGCTGAGATGGTAAAGGCGAAGCTTTTACATGTCTCAACTGATTATATATTCTCAGGAAATAGTAAAACACCATATAGTGAATACGATATTGCTAATCCACAGACTGTTTATGGAAAAACAAAATTTCTTGGAGAAGAGTATGTTAAACAATATTGTTCACGTTATTTTATAGTTAGAACATCTTGGCTATACGGCATTAATGGTAATAATTTTGTATATAAAATAAAATCATTAGCTAGCAAAAATAAATCTATAAAGGTTGTTAATGACCAAATAGGGAATCCTACAAATGCTAATGATTTAGCATATCATATTTTAAAGATTATTGAAACTAATGAATTTGGAATTTATCATTGTACAGGAGCAGGAGAGTGCTCATGGTATGATTTTGCATGTGAAATAGTCAAATTGTATAAATTGGATTGCGAAGTTATACCATGTAGTTCTGATGAATATAAGACTAGGGCAAAGAGACCCCAATATTCATCATTAGATAATCTTATGTTAAGATGTACTGTTGGTGATGAAATGAGAGACTGGAGAAAAGCGCTAAAAAGTTTTATAAGTAGGAATTAA
- the rfbB gene encoding dTDP-glucose 4,6-dehydratase, producing the protein MKTYLVTGGAGFIGSNFVLYMLKKYKDIRIINLDKLTYAGNLENLKSVENDERHIFVHGDICDKELVSSLFEKYEIDYVAHFAAESHVDRSIKEPEVFAKTNVLGTVNLLNCAKNAWEKEDGTWKEGVKFLHVSTDEVYGSLGETGYFTETTPLDPHSPYSSSKAGSDLMVKAYYDTYKMPVNITRCSNNYGPFQFPEKLIPLLINNCLKLKDLPIYGDGLNIRDWLYVEDHAKAIDMVINKGRIGEVYNVGGHNERTNIQIVDTVIDYLNKNVDSRITEELKKFVQDRKGHDRRYGIDPTKIKEELGWYPETTFEVGIVKTIKWYLDNKEWMNNITSGEYMNYYNDMYGNK; encoded by the coding sequence ATGAAAACATATTTAGTAACAGGTGGAGCTGGTTTCATAGGTTCAAATTTTGTATTGTATATGTTAAAAAAATATAAGGATATAAGAATAATTAACCTTGATAAATTAACTTATGCGGGAAACTTAGAGAACTTAAAGTCTGTAGAAAATGATGAAAGACATATTTTTGTTCATGGAGATATTTGCGATAAGGAATTAGTTTCTTCCTTATTTGAAAAATATGAAATAGATTATGTAGCTCACTTTGCAGCAGAGTCTCATGTTGATAGAAGTATAAAAGAGCCAGAAGTTTTTGCAAAGACAAATGTGTTAGGAACTGTTAATCTTTTAAATTGTGCTAAAAATGCATGGGAAAAGGAAGATGGAACATGGAAGGAAGGAGTTAAATTTTTACATGTTTCAACAGATGAAGTTTATGGATCTTTAGGAGAAACAGGATATTTTACAGAAACAACACCATTAGATCCGCATAGCCCATATTCATCAAGTAAGGCTGGTTCAGATTTAATGGTTAAGGCATATTATGATACTTATAAAATGCCAGTTAATATAACAAGATGTTCTAACAACTATGGACCATTTCAATTCCCAGAAAAGTTAATACCACTTTTAATAAATAACTGCCTTAAATTAAAGGATCTACCAATCTATGGAGATGGCTTAAATATAAGAGACTGGTTATATGTAGAAGATCATGCTAAGGCAATAGATATGGTAATTAATAAGGGAAGAATTGGAGAAGTTTACAATGTTGGCGGCCATAATGAAAGAACAAATATTCAAATAGTTGATACAGTTATTGATTATTTAAATAAAAATGTTGACAGCAGAATAACAGAAGAGTTAAAGAAATTTGTACAAGATAGAAAGGGTCATGATAGAAGATACGGAATAGATCCAACTAAGATAAAAGAAGAACTTGGATGGTATCCTGAAACTACCTTTGAAGTTGGAATAGTTAAAACTATTAAGTGGTATTTAGATAATAAGGAATGGATGAATAATATCACTTCTGGAGAATATATGAATTATTATAATGATATGTATGGTAATAAATAA
- a CDS encoding LCP family protein, translated as MSTKKNNNKIKKKKKSLAFKISMGLLFVLLAILIIGGGYIIGTLSKMEQTKINTENLGIAEDEFEQYKNANKITNIALFGVDSLSGEGGRSDSIMVATVDPVHKKLKITSIMRDSYVYIDGYGQDKINHAYAYGGPELAIKTINENFGLNIENYATVDFSSLPIIINLLGGIDIEITSDEIEYINEYINHLNSLEGTSSANIYSPGVQHLDGIQALAYSRIRYTAGGDYERTQRHRTVLDALFNKILKSPVTSYPALLNELLPYVETSISTTNILSLATDVVSIGNNLEQDRFPRDGYAEGANIDGIYYLTFDIETAKQQMREYIFNDVKAD; from the coding sequence ATGTCTACGAAAAAAAATAATAATAAAATTAAGAAGAAAAAAAAATCCTTAGCATTTAAAATCTCTATGGGACTTTTATTTGTTTTACTTGCTATCCTTATAATCGGCGGTGGATATATAATTGGAACCTTAAGTAAAATGGAACAAACTAAAATTAACACAGAAAATCTAGGTATAGCTGAAGATGAATTTGAGCAATATAAAAATGCAAATAAAATTACAAACATAGCTCTTTTTGGAGTAGATTCACTATCTGGTGAAGGCGGACGTTCTGATTCCATTATGGTTGCAACAGTTGATCCAGTTCATAAGAAATTAAAAATAACTTCAATTATGAGAGATTCCTATGTTTATATTGATGGTTATGGTCAAGATAAAATAAATCATGCTTATGCTTACGGTGGTCCAGAGCTTGCAATAAAAACAATAAACGAAAATTTTGGGTTAAATATAGAAAACTATGCAACTGTTGATTTTTCTAGTCTACCTATAATAATAAACCTATTAGGCGGAATTGATATAGAAATTACAAGTGATGAAATTGAATACATTAATGAATATATAAATCATTTAAATTCTCTTGAAGGAACTTCATCAGCTAATATATATTCCCCAGGAGTTCAGCACTTAGATGGTATTCAAGCCCTTGCTTATTCAAGAATCAGATATACTGCTGGTGGAGATTACGAAAGAACTCAAAGACATAGAACAGTATTAGACGCATTATTTAATAAAATATTAAAATCTCCTGTAACTTCATATCCTGCTTTACTCAATGAATTATTGCCATATGTAGAAACAAGCATAAGTACAACTAATATTCTATCCTTAGCTACAGATGTTGTTTCAATTGGTAATAATTTAGAACAAGATAGATTTCCAAGGGACGGATATGCTGAAGGAGCAAATATTGATGGAATTTACTACTTAACTTTTGATATTGAAACTGCTAAACAACAAATGAGGGAATACATTTTTAATGATGTGAAGGCTGATTAA
- a CDS encoding CDP-glycerol glycerophosphotransferase family protein yields the protein MGLKSILKKIIPSNIKKIIENCLNGNYSYYLWILPIKKNKIVFCNYYGGGYGDNGKYIVKKLIEENLDCDIVWLVNEKLINKSVFPKNVRVVKYGSFKSLYELATAKLWIDNSRKSFYPPKRKNQYYIQTWHGGISLKQIEKDAENKLSRDYVNNAIKDSKMANLFISNSDFCTKMYKSAFWYDGDILECGSPRCDILINKDKKIKDKIVKDFEINENSCILLYAPTFRNDENTDIYNIDFNKLIEVLEKKFGGVWNILVRLHPNIADKVDFMEYSKKIKNATKYDDMYELLAASDILITDYSSTMFEFSLVNKPVILYAPDLESYIEERNFYFDIINLPYPLSRNNGELFNIIEKFEFNKYVKNLEDFMLKLGIKERGEAAAQVVKIIKKIIY from the coding sequence ATGGGTCTTAAAAGTATATTAAAAAAAATTATTCCTAGCAATATAAAAAAGATCATTGAGAATTGTTTGAATGGAAATTATAGTTATTATTTATGGATACTCCCTATAAAAAAGAATAAAATAGTATTTTGTAATTATTATGGAGGGGGATATGGAGATAATGGGAAATATATAGTTAAAAAGTTAATAGAAGAAAATTTAGATTGTGATATAGTTTGGTTAGTGAATGAGAAGTTAATAAATAAATCAGTATTTCCTAAAAATGTTAGAGTAGTTAAATATGGTTCTTTTAAATCTTTATATGAATTAGCAACTGCTAAATTGTGGATAGATAATTCTCGAAAATCTTTTTATCCACCAAAAAGAAAAAATCAATATTACATTCAAACCTGGCATGGTGGAATTTCATTAAAGCAAATTGAAAAGGATGCAGAAAATAAGCTTAGTAGAGATTATGTGAATAATGCAATAAAAGATTCTAAAATGGCAAATCTATTTATATCTAATAGTGATTTCTGTACAAAAATGTATAAATCAGCTTTTTGGTACGATGGAGATATTTTAGAATGTGGATCGCCTAGATGTGATATTTTAATAAATAAAGACAAGAAAATAAAAGATAAAATAGTAAAAGATTTTGAAATAAATGAAAATTCCTGTATTTTACTTTATGCACCAACATTTAGAAATGATGAAAATACTGATATTTACAATATAGATTTTAATAAACTTATTGAAGTTTTAGAAAAGAAGTTTGGTGGTGTATGGAATATATTAGTCAGATTACATCCTAATATAGCTGATAAAGTTGATTTTATGGAGTATAGTAAGAAAATTAAGAATGCAACTAAATATGATGATATGTATGAATTGTTAGCTGCAAGCGATATTTTAATTACAGACTATTCAAGTACCATGTTTGAATTTTCTTTAGTAAATAAACCAGTTATTTTATATGCTCCAGATTTAGAGAGTTATATAGAAGAAAGAAACTTCTATTTTGATATTATAAATTTACCTTATCCTTTATCAAGGAATAATGGTGAGTTATTTAATATTATAGAGAAGTTTGAATTTAATAAATATGTTAAAAATTTAGAAGATTTTATGTTAAAGTTAGGAATTAAAGAAAGGGGTGAAGCAGCAGCCCAAGTAGTAAAAATAATTAAAAAAATAATATATTGA